The genomic DNA GGAATATTTAGTCCTAGATTTTTTATTTTCTTTGTAATTTGATAACCATCTTCACCTGGTAACATAACATCCATTATGACTAAATCTATTTCATGAATTACATCAAGAACTTTCCTTCCCTCTTTCTCCCAATACACATTATACTTCTGGCGCTGCAAAATTTTTTGTAATAAATCTCCTATAATTAAATCGTCTTCAACAATTAATATGTTATATACTTTCATTATGTAGACCTTTCATCGCTAAAATAACAATAGCTTAGTTCTCCATTACTTTATTCTTAATAAAGTCCATAGCAAATTTGTATATTTCATCAGGAGCGTATAAATAAATGCTATGTGTACCTTCAATTATTTTCACATCAGCTATTAATAACTTGCTAGCAAACTTCTTATAATCTTCGTTTTTTTGCTTTGTATACTTCGAATCTTTATATTGCCTAGCAATCGCATCTATAAATAACATAGGTGTTTCTTTTGGGATCGATAAGGAATTTGATTTTTTACCGTTATTGTAGCTTTGTAAAAGTTCTTGCTTCATATCATCATTAAAAGCCCTCTTATACGTAAGCGCTTTATAAATATCTTTTTCCTGTTCATTTAAAAAGGATTGACGAATAACTTCGGGATTATAAGTAATAGAGGGAGCTAATCTCTGAAAACCAATTTTCGTTAAAATATTCATCCCTTTTATTTTTAATGAATCAACCATGCCTATTTCATTAGATTCGTACTGTTTAGGTAAACCAATATCTAACGCAATAATCCCTTTTACTTCACTTGGATATTCTTGTGCCCAATAAATAGCCTCTATTCCCGATAGAGAGTGTGGTACTAAAATGTAAGGTGGTTTATTTCCACTTCGAATAAGCGCTTCTCTCGTTTGTTCTAATATCGTCTCAATATCTCTATCATCTTGAAAAACATCACTGTATCCATAACCAGCTCTCTCAATTACAGAAATCTTGTTTTCTTTCGAAAATTTCCTATATAAGCCTTTTAATTCATAAACAGGAGCGGCAATTCCAGAACCGGCCATAAATACAAACGTGTCCTCCCCGCTCCCCTCATTATAAACATTCACTTTTTTATTATCGAAATTAACAAGTTCACCTTTATTGTTCATTAATTTCGATTCCATTTTTAATTGATAGTTATGATATATAAATACAGCGCCTGTTCCAAAGAAAATAATACTAATACACATTAAAAAAATTATTTTCACTAACTTCAATAATTTTTTCATTTGACACCCCTTTCAACCTATACTGAAAGGGTACAATTTAAAAATAAATTTCTAATAAATTTTTCAAAATTAATATCTATTCTTGGTTTCTAAGGCTGGACCATTTTTAATACCTACGCACCCCCCTCAAAGTCTCCAATATATCATCTGTAAAAGCTGTGCTACCCTCTGTCTCTAAAACTCTGAAATATAAACTTCTCAGGAAAGATCTAATATTTTGTACTAAAATAGCATGCTGCGGATGTCGGACGTCTTCAACAGTTGCTATACTATGTAGCCAGTTGCCCCACTCTTCTTCCGTTAAAAGATTTTGGTTACGTAACGACATAATTGGTTTTACTAATCTCTCATCCTCAAAGTGTATGTACGCGTAGTCATTTAAACGAACCTTCTGACGAACAGCAGCTAGTATTGCATATGAAAACTCACGATTTCGTATTGTACGCGCTAACGCATCTAGCGCATCAGCAGCGTGTGCTGTAGAATGTGCCCAGCCTTTTCCTTCTACGTAACCCCTTACATCTTCTTCTAAATATACATATTCCAACACTTGTTCTGCCACACTGTACAGTTGTTCTTCCGATAACAATGGTTCTCTTTCATGAACAGATAAAATAAGTGGTGGAATTAATACAGAGAACGCACGTTTAAAAACAGAGTCTGTTCCCTTTTCACCAATTTTATAAAATAAATAATCAGGACTAATTGCCTGTAACATTAACCCTCGTAATTCTTTTTGTCTAAACACATCATTTGTAATCCATTTGTGAAGCGTACTATAAATTAAATCATCACGTAATTCAGCATCGGATGATCCGATATAATCTAACATCCACTGTGCATATGGATATGCATCTACGTCTTCTGGTACAGCATAATTATTATTTTTAATTTGTAGCAGTTCTTCTTTTAGTTCTAGTACTTCATTCATTATATTTCCTATCCCCTTTTTACGTTTTTTTATTGCCTTATCCCCCGTTTTTCACTTCCTATAAATTAATTTAATTATACGAGAATTATAACTATAAATAAAAGGCTATACATATACTTTTGATTGTGTATTACTTTCTCTCATGAAATATAACTTCTGGATTTTCTAAATCACTATTCCGAAATACAACATCCGCACACTCTTTCGGATTATGCTCATCTATATACATCTTACAGG from Bacillus basilensis includes the following:
- a CDS encoding alpha/beta fold hydrolase, with product MKKLLKLVKIIFLMCISIIFFGTGAVFIYHNYQLKMESKLMNNKGELVNFDNKKVNVYNEGSGEDTFVFMAGSGIAAPVYELKGLYRKFSKENKISVIERAGYGYSDVFQDDRDIETILEQTREALIRSGNKPPYILVPHSLSGIEAIYWAQEYPSEVKGIIALDIGLPKQYESNEIGMVDSLKIKGMNILTKIGFQRLAPSITYNPEVIRQSFLNEQEKDIYKALTYKRAFNDDMKQELLQSYNNGKKSNSLSIPKETPMLFIDAIARQYKDSKYTKQKNEDYKKFASKLLIADVKIIEGTHSIYLYAPDEIYKFAMDFIKNKVMEN
- a CDS encoding DUF2785 domain-containing protein gives rise to the protein MNEVLELKEELLQIKNNNYAVPEDVDAYPYAQWMLDYIGSSDAELRDDLIYSTLHKWITNDVFRQKELRGLMLQAISPDYLFYKIGEKGTDSVFKRAFSVLIPPLILSVHEREPLLSEEQLYSVAEQVLEYVYLEEDVRGYVEGKGWAHSTAHAADALDALARTIRNREFSYAILAAVRQKVRLNDYAYIHFEDERLVKPIMSLRNQNLLTEEEWGNWLHSIATVEDVRHPQHAILVQNIRSFLRSLYFRVLETEGSTAFTDDILETLRGVRRY